Proteins found in one Mucilaginibacter gracilis genomic segment:
- a CDS encoding D-glycero-alpha-D-manno-heptose-1,7-bisphosphate 7-phosphatase, whose protein sequence is MPVKNKAVFLDRDGVLNKELGDYVTRVEDFVVLDNFTALKTLQNKGYLLIVATNQGGLAKGWYNEDDLAKMHAHLRQVYKEHGVEFTDIFYCPHHPEFTGDCDCRKPKPGLLLQGIEKYNIDPSQSYFIGDRERDVIAGIAAGVKGILINSDQPISDVLEMIA, encoded by the coding sequence ATGCCAGTAAAAAATAAAGCCGTTTTTTTAGATCGTGATGGGGTACTTAACAAAGAACTGGGCGACTATGTTACCCGCGTTGAAGACTTTGTGGTACTTGATAATTTTACCGCCTTAAAAACGCTTCAAAATAAAGGCTATTTGCTTATTGTTGCTACTAACCAGGGCGGCCTGGCCAAAGGCTGGTATAATGAGGATGATCTGGCTAAAATGCACGCTCACCTGCGCCAGGTGTACAAAGAACACGGTGTTGAGTTTACCGATATTTTTTACTGTCCGCATCATCCCGAATTTACCGGCGATTGTGATTGCCGTAAACCTAAACCGGGTTTATTGCTGCAAGGCATTGAGAAATACAACATCGACCCATCGCAATCCTACTTTATTGGCGACCGTGAGCGCGACGTTATAGCTGGCATCGCCGCCGGCGTAAAAGGCATCTTAATTAACAGCGATCAACCTATTAGTGACGTTTTGGAGATGATTGCCTAA
- a CDS encoding L,D-transpeptidase scaffold domain-containing protein: protein MPKFFCRFLFLSFLILLLFTVGCKHKPPIATKFYEHYQNKVYNDFDTTAYYTEFKHQLKQFKHSGQYAVPIATYYKGHHFEPHFVNQFLFNGQLRTLITNLNNAAQHGLNPALFKANKIEQYLDTIEANRFKKITDFYPVLARLELQTATSLLAYNAALQYGMVNPHNLYRRYDIPVKRPDSTLFNTVYQTNNLQSYLEQIQPKSPAYLALKNELANLSADTTDSLALRRQTIIKINMERLRWNTPAKDSRYLWVNIPAFKLQWVENNKAVFDMKVCVGQPKPAGYDTMLLKYFKTKKIDDKPLNHETTILCSRINTIQLNPNWNIPASIAQNEIYYSILKDPDYLVNNNMRVYFHEKRINRPDTIRWRRINRQKMPYTFKQDASDLNALGKFKFIFDNESSIYLHDTPNKKAFLSNYRAVSHGCVRVDDPLKLTEALVNDTNKVDNIRMEVGLKPLSLKDTTRYKAIQAKRAVRGFELKSKYLGLKPDMQLFIDYYTCMPDENGKLVYYNDVYRMDDKLEKAMSKYLSK, encoded by the coding sequence ATGCCCAAATTTTTTTGCCGATTCCTTTTTTTATCGTTTTTAATACTGCTGTTGTTTACCGTTGGGTGTAAACACAAACCACCAATTGCCACCAAATTTTACGAGCATTATCAAAACAAAGTTTATAATGATTTTGATACCACCGCTTATTATACCGAATTTAAACATCAGTTAAAACAATTTAAACACTCCGGGCAATATGCTGTGCCAATAGCGACTTACTATAAAGGCCACCATTTTGAGCCTCACTTTGTAAATCAGTTTTTATTTAACGGGCAGTTGCGCACCCTTATAACAAATTTAAACAACGCCGCCCAACATGGCCTTAACCCTGCCCTGTTTAAAGCCAATAAAATTGAACAGTATTTAGATACCATTGAAGCCAACCGTTTTAAAAAGATAACGGATTTTTACCCGGTTTTGGCACGCTTAGAGTTACAAACCGCAACATCGCTGCTTGCCTATAACGCCGCCCTGCAATATGGCATGGTTAACCCGCACAATTTATACAGGCGATATGATATACCTGTTAAACGCCCCGATAGCACGCTGTTTAACACCGTTTACCAAACTAATAACCTGCAAAGTTACCTTGAACAAATACAGCCTAAAAGCCCGGCCTACCTTGCCTTAAAAAACGAACTTGCCAACCTGAGTGCCGACACTACCGACAGCCTTGCACTACGCCGCCAGACCATCATAAAAATTAACATGGAGCGCCTGCGCTGGAACACTCCCGCCAAGGATAGCCGCTATTTATGGGTTAATATCCCCGCATTTAAACTGCAATGGGTTGAAAACAACAAAGCTGTTTTTGATATGAAAGTTTGTGTGGGCCAGCCCAAACCTGCCGGTTATGATACCATGCTGCTTAAATATTTTAAAACTAAAAAGATTGACGATAAGCCACTAAACCACGAAACCACAATTTTGTGCAGCCGGATTAATACCATACAGCTAAACCCCAACTGGAACATACCAGCCAGCATTGCCCAAAACGAAATTTATTACTCGATACTGAAAGACCCGGACTATCTGGTTAATAACAACATGAGAGTTTATTTTCATGAAAAGCGCATTAACCGGCCCGACACCATTAGGTGGCGACGCATTAACAGGCAAAAAATGCCGTACACCTTTAAGCAGGATGCCAGCGACCTGAATGCACTTGGCAAGTTTAAATTTATATTTGATAACGAAAGCAGTATTTACCTGCACGATACCCCTAATAAGAAAGCCTTTTTGAGCAATTACCGTGCGGTAAGCCACGGCTGTGTACGCGTTGACGACCCCTTGAAACTAACCGAGGCTTTGGTTAACGACACCAACAAGGTTGATAACATACGCATGGAAGTTGGCCTTAAACCACTAAGCCTTAAAGATACCACAAGGTACAAAGCCATACAGGCCAAACGGGCAGTACGCGGTTTCGAGCTTAAATCTAAATATTTGGGATTGAAACCCGATATGCAGCTTTTTATTGATTATTATACCTGCATGCCCGACGAAAATGGAAAACTGGTTTACTATAACGATGTTTACCGCATGGACGATAAACTTGAAAAGGCAATGAGTAAGTATTTGAGTAAGTAG
- a CDS encoding IS982 family transposase codes for MNNLIQNYTFILEEFRKLSIKEDFYYKPVRPRLSDLELITLNLTAEYCGIDSEYQLFRNLKGTPLDILIERSVYNKRKRKLFPHINEVRKKLVQKLNAVQDCFIVDSMPLEVCKNARAARSKICKEQEYAFPNHGFCAAQSSRYYGYKLHAVCSVDGVFENFDLSPASVHDIHYLKDIQQQMTDCVLLGDKGYLSAEVQVNLFESVNIRLETPMRNNQKKFKPYPYLFKKSRKRIETLFSQLCDQFMIRRNYAKTFEGFKTRTLSKITALTTIQYLNKFIFKRNMNHIKINLV; via the coding sequence ATGAACAACTTGATTCAAAATTACACTTTTATTTTAGAAGAGTTTAGGAAACTGTCAATAAAAGAGGACTTTTATTACAAACCAGTAAGGCCAAGACTGTCTGATTTAGAGTTAATTACGTTAAATTTGACCGCTGAATATTGTGGAATAGATTCTGAATATCAGTTATTTAGAAACCTGAAAGGTACCCCGCTTGATATCTTGATCGAACGAAGTGTTTACAATAAGAGAAAAAGAAAATTGTTCCCGCACATAAATGAGGTGAGAAAAAAGCTTGTTCAGAAACTGAACGCTGTCCAGGACTGTTTCATTGTCGATTCAATGCCTTTAGAGGTATGTAAAAATGCCCGTGCAGCAAGAAGTAAAATCTGCAAAGAACAGGAATACGCTTTTCCAAACCATGGTTTTTGTGCTGCGCAAAGTTCGAGGTATTATGGATACAAACTGCATGCAGTTTGTTCAGTAGATGGTGTTTTTGAGAACTTTGACCTAAGCCCTGCTTCCGTACATGACATACATTACCTGAAAGATATACAACAACAAATGACTGATTGCGTGCTACTTGGAGACAAAGGCTATTTGTCCGCAGAGGTACAGGTCAATCTTTTTGAATCTGTAAACATTAGATTGGAAACCCCGATGAGAAACAATCAAAAGAAATTCAAACCGTATCCATACCTATTCAAAAAATCAAGGAAAAGGATTGAAACGCTATTTTCGCAACTGTGCGATCAGTTTATGATCAGAAGAAATTATGCCAAAACTTTTGAGGGGTTTAAGACAAGGACGTTAAGTAAAATAACTGCCCTGACCACCATTCAATACCTCAACAAATTTATCTTTAAAAGGAACATGAATCACATTAAAATAAATTTAGTCTGA
- a CDS encoding Nramp family divalent metal transporter, with protein MSKETHGESLGNVHNSVETQGKIGWKRVMAFLGPAYLVSVGYMDPGNWATDLAGGSEFGYKLIWILFVSNLIALLLQSLSTRLGIVRGLDLAQASKNTYPRFVNFCLYILAQIAIIACDLAEIIGMAIGLNLLFHLPLLWGVSLTISDTILLLFLMNKGMRKLEGFIISMIFIIGLSFLVEMFIVEPNFGDVAKGFIPSNIFKSDLVSKKMLYVAIGIIGATVMPHNLYLHSSLVQTRKIDRTDEGIKNAIRFNFIDTSIALNLAFFVNAAILILAASAFFRNGFFQVAEIQDAYKLLEHIFGSLAPALFAIALIASGQSSTITGTLAGQIIMEGHINLRIQPWLRRLLTRLLAILPAVLTIVYFGDQALGSLIILSQVVLSLQLGFAVIPLIHFTSDKQRMGKFAIGPKVKILAWASAALIVVLNIKLVIDQIFDWIKQYPDAQVWIYIFVIPLTLGIIALLLYVFFKPILKLHEEKPARVPHGLAEAINNLDAKAYKHIGVTIDFSKNDRDSLRHAIMQGGKGADYTLIHIVETAAANYHGTEVMDHETQSDKENLDKYVTSLHALNFNAHAVIGYGNAANAIAQIVEDEKIDFIVMGAHGHKALKDIIFGTTVDKVRHRVNVPILIVKPGV; from the coding sequence ATGAGCAAAGAAACACACGGCGAATCGTTAGGCAACGTTCACAATTCGGTAGAAACTCAGGGCAAAATAGGCTGGAAAAGAGTAATGGCTTTTTTGGGCCCCGCTTACCTGGTTAGTGTTGGTTATATGGACCCCGGCAACTGGGCAACCGACCTTGCCGGCGGCAGCGAATTTGGTTATAAACTGATATGGATACTTTTTGTATCAAACTTAATTGCTTTGCTGCTGCAATCCTTAAGTACGCGGCTGGGTATTGTGCGCGGGCTTGATCTGGCTCAAGCCTCAAAAAACACTTACCCACGTTTTGTAAATTTTTGCCTTTACATTTTAGCGCAAATAGCCATTATAGCCTGCGATTTGGCCGAGATAATTGGTATGGCTATAGGTTTAAACTTGCTGTTTCACCTGCCGCTGCTTTGGGGAGTATCGCTCACCATAAGCGATACCATTTTGCTGCTTTTTTTAATGAACAAAGGCATGCGCAAACTCGAAGGCTTTATTATATCAATGATATTTATCATCGGGCTATCGTTTTTGGTTGAAATGTTTATTGTTGAGCCCAACTTTGGCGATGTAGCCAAGGGCTTTATACCCAGCAACATTTTTAAAAGCGATTTAGTAAGCAAAAAAATGCTGTATGTGGCCATTGGCATTATTGGTGCCACGGTTATGCCGCATAATTTATACCTGCACTCGTCGCTGGTGCAAACCCGGAAAATTGACCGTACCGACGAGGGAATTAAAAATGCAATCCGTTTTAATTTTATTGATACCAGTATTGCGCTAAACCTGGCATTTTTTGTAAATGCAGCCATATTAATATTAGCGGCAAGTGCGTTTTTCAGGAATGGCTTTTTTCAGGTGGCCGAAATTCAGGATGCGTACAAACTGCTCGAACATATCTTTGGCTCGCTAGCCCCTGCCCTATTTGCCATAGCGCTAATAGCATCGGGCCAAAGCTCAACCATAACGGGCACCCTTGCCGGGCAAATTATTATGGAAGGACACATTAACCTGCGCATACAACCCTGGTTGCGCCGCCTTTTAACGCGCCTGCTGGCAATTTTACCAGCCGTGTTAACCATAGTTTACTTTGGCGACCAGGCACTGGGTAGCCTCATTATATTGAGCCAGGTGGTATTGAGCCTGCAACTGGGCTTCGCGGTAATTCCGCTTATCCATTTTACGTCCGACAAGCAACGCATGGGCAAATTTGCCATTGGCCCTAAAGTAAAAATACTGGCCTGGGCAAGTGCTGCACTTATTGTGGTACTTAACATTAAACTGGTTATCGATCAGATATTTGATTGGATAAAGCAATACCCCGATGCTCAGGTTTGGATATATATTTTTGTTATACCACTAACCCTGGGCATTATAGCCTTGCTGCTGTATGTGTTTTTTAAACCGATATTAAAACTTCATGAAGAAAAACCGGCCCGTGTGCCACATGGTTTAGCCGAAGCCATTAACAATTTGGATGCAAAGGCTTACAAACACATTGGTGTTACTATTGATTTTTCGAAAAACGACCGCGATTCGCTAAGACATGCTATTATGCAGGGTGGCAAAGGGGCCGACTATACCCTGATTCATATTGTGGAAACCGCTGCGGCCAACTACCACGGCACCGAAGTAATGGACCACGAAACCCAAAGCGACAAAGAAAACCTTGATAAATACGTAACCTCCCTTCATGCTTTAAATTTTAACGCGCATGCGGTAATTGGCTACGGCAACGCGGCAAACGCTATAGCCCAAATTGTGGAAGACGAAAAAATAGATTTTATAGTAATGGGCGCCCACGGCCACAAAGCACTGAAGGACATTATTTTTGGCACCACAGTTGATAAAGTTAGGCACCGGGTTAATGTGCCAATTTTGATTGTGAAGCCGGGAGTTTAG
- a CDS encoding metal-dependent transcriptional regulator, protein MNSYTEENYLKAIYHLSVNGVESVSTNSIAAAMNTKAASVTDMLKKLFEKKLINYARYQGVSLTSEGKTIAINIVRKHRLWEFFLVEKLNFKWDEVHNVAEELEHITSTELVDRLDKFLGYPKYDPHGDPIPDVNGCFNKSELKPISALLVNEGGIIMGVREHLPQFLQYLEKMKLTIGNHIRVMEVVDYDQSVLIQLNNQNTLSISRDVAQNILVTI, encoded by the coding sequence ATGAACTCGTATACCGAAGAAAACTACTTAAAAGCCATTTACCATTTATCGGTAAACGGGGTTGAAAGTGTAAGCACAAACAGTATTGCTGCCGCCATGAATACCAAGGCTGCATCGGTTACCGATATGCTGAAAAAGCTGTTTGAAAAAAAACTAATTAACTATGCCCGCTACCAGGGCGTGAGCCTTACCAGCGAAGGGAAAACCATTGCCATTAACATTGTACGCAAGCACAGGCTTTGGGAATTTTTTTTGGTAGAAAAGCTAAATTTTAAATGGGACGAGGTACACAACGTTGCCGAAGAACTGGAACACATTACATCTACCGAATTGGTTGACCGGCTGGACAAGTTTTTAGGATACCCGAAGTACGACCCGCACGGCGACCCGATACCCGATGTTAACGGCTGCTTCAATAAAAGCGAATTAAAACCAATATCGGCTTTGTTAGTAAACGAGGGCGGTATTATTATGGGTGTGCGCGAGCATTTACCTCAATTTTTACAATATCTGGAAAAAATGAAACTTACTATAGGTAACCACATTCGGGTAATGGAAGTGGTTGATTACGATCAGTCGGTTTTAATCCAATTAAATAACCAAAACACATTGAGCATAAGCAGGGATGTGGCCCAAAATATACTTGTAACCATATGA
- a CDS encoding Lrp/AsnC family transcriptional regulator: MATEIDKIDLQILKILQENGRITNLQLSSEIGLSPAPTLERVRKLENAEYIKSYHALVDEEKLGLGIKTFIQVSLDFHKNNTIQVFVDEIKAIKEVTECHHVTGQCDFLLKVYVRDIKAYEQLIMDKISKITVVKTFQTMMIMSTSKKEPTVPLEY; encoded by the coding sequence ATGGCTACCGAAATTGATAAAATAGATTTACAGATATTAAAGATTCTGCAAGAGAACGGAAGGATAACCAATTTGCAACTTTCCAGTGAGATAGGCCTTTCGCCGGCACCTACGTTAGAGCGTGTGCGCAAGCTTGAAAACGCCGAATATATTAAGAGTTACCATGCCCTGGTTGACGAAGAAAAGCTTGGTTTGGGTATCAAAACTTTTATTCAGGTATCGTTAGATTTTCATAAAAACAACACCATACAGGTTTTTGTGGACGAGATAAAGGCCATTAAAGAAGTTACAGAATGCCACCACGTAACCGGCCAGTGCGATTTTTTATTGAAAGTTTACGTGCGCGATATTAAAGCCTACGAACAACTGATAATGGATAAGATAAGCAAAATTACCGTGGTGAAAACCTTCCAAACCATGATGATAATGAGCACCAGTAAAAAAGAACCTACAGTGCCGTTGGAGTATTAA
- a CDS encoding YdeI/OmpD-associated family protein: MLIKGEHIEGTPAELQVLLDQEANTTAFFESLSKSYKQGYCDWVGSAKQEDTRKVMADMAMIMLRNKQKTLKT; the protein is encoded by the coding sequence ATGCTTATAAAAGGGGAACATATAGAAGGCACGCCTGCCGAATTACAGGTCTTGCTGGACCAGGAGGCCAACACTACCGCCTTTTTTGAGAGCCTGTCGAAATCGTACAAACAGGGTTATTGCGATTGGGTGGGCTCGGCCAAGCAGGAAGATACCCGCAAGGTTATGGCCGATATGGCTATGATAATGTTGAGGAATAAGCAAAAGACACTAAAGACTTAG
- a CDS encoding pyridoxal-phosphate dependent enzyme — protein MWHNNILETIGNTPLVKLNKITKDIPATILAKIETTNPGNSIKDRMALKMIDDAEKSGALKPGGTIIEGTSGNTGMGLAMAAIIKGYKCIFTTTDKQSKEKVDALRAFGAEVIVCPTNVDPEDARSYYSVSSRLVRETPNSWKPNQYDNLSNSQAHYEQTGPEIWQQTEGKITHLVAGVGTGGTISGIAKYLKEQNPAIKVLGIDTYGSVFKKYKETGIFDKNEIYPYITEGIGEDFLPANVDFTLIDHFEKVTDKDAALMTREITLKEGIFAGNSSGSAIAGVLQMKHLFKEGDVVVVIFPDHGSRYVGKMFNEDWLRERGFLADEKLTARTIISKKEKQEIITIDCEKTILEAINTIKSLNISQIPVTQKGMVIGKITESDILDALLENPSLRSQPLKSIATVPFPFVDLNTGINKISSLINKENSAVLVEDDNGNIEIITQYDIINAISG, from the coding sequence ATGTGGCATAACAACATATTAGAAACCATTGGCAATACCCCGCTGGTGAAGCTCAACAAGATAACTAAAGACATACCGGCAACCATTTTGGCCAAAATTGAAACTACCAACCCAGGTAACTCTATTAAAGACCGTATGGCCCTTAAAATGATTGACGACGCCGAAAAAAGCGGTGCCTTAAAACCCGGTGGAACCATTATTGAAGGTACATCGGGCAATACGGGTATGGGTTTGGCTATGGCCGCCATTATTAAAGGTTACAAATGTATTTTTACTACAACGGACAAGCAATCGAAAGAAAAGGTTGATGCCTTACGCGCTTTTGGCGCCGAGGTTATTGTTTGCCCTACCAATGTTGACCCGGAGGATGCGCGGTCATACTACTCGGTATCATCGCGTTTGGTGCGCGAAACGCCAAATTCGTGGAAACCTAACCAGTACGATAATCTTTCTAACTCGCAGGCACATTATGAGCAAACCGGCCCCGAAATATGGCAACAAACCGAGGGTAAAATAACCCACCTGGTTGCGGGCGTGGGTACGGGCGGAACCATATCGGGCATAGCCAAGTACTTAAAAGAGCAAAACCCGGCCATTAAGGTTTTGGGTATTGATACCTATGGCTCAGTATTTAAAAAGTATAAAGAGACAGGCATTTTTGACAAGAACGAAATATACCCTTACATAACTGAGGGCATTGGCGAAGACTTTTTACCGGCCAATGTGGACTTTACTTTGATTGACCACTTTGAAAAAGTAACCGATAAGGACGCCGCTTTAATGACACGCGAGATTACTTTAAAGGAAGGCATTTTTGCCGGCAACTCGTCGGGCTCGGCAATTGCTGGTGTTTTGCAAATGAAGCACCTGTTTAAAGAAGGCGATGTGGTGGTGGTTATTTTCCCCGACCATGGCTCGCGCTATGTGGGCAAAATGTTTAACGAAGACTGGCTGCGCGAACGCGGATTTTTAGCCGACGAAAAATTAACCGCCCGCACCATTATTTCGAAAAAGGAAAAGCAGGAAATTATAACTATTGATTGCGAAAAAACCATTCTGGAAGCTATCAATACCATCAAATCGTTAAACATCAGCCAGATACCCGTTACTCAAAAAGGCATGGTGATAGGTAAAATTACCGAAAGCGATATATTGGATGCGCTGTTAGAAAACCCTTCGCTACGCTCGCAGCCGTTAAAAAGCATTGCTACAGTGCCTTTCCCCTTTGTTGACCTTAATACGGGTATCAATAAAATATCGTCGCTCATTAATAAAGAAAACAGTGCCGTTTTGGTTGAAGATGATAACGGCAACATCGAGATTATTACGCAGTACGATATTATTAATGCGATAAGCGGGTAG
- a CDS encoding universal stress protein, with amino-acid sequence MNNILVLINLSAGAERIAKLSLKVAQQLSANVLLCNVFELPVRTPLVLAGGGDATDHFEDKLYLSIEELADKVKTHYYYEHRNEAHQPKINCLHTTVFNSDKIKSLVAENHVNMIVTGIPDLLELNTSGLLSIINNADCPVLVIPENVNFSTFDSTAYLTDLRYCDVAVVNFLKKFNSKIFVTHVSSSGIPDIEDCYAQNLLTDAVANKVGYNKLFLRNIKGTNRKRDLETVTNTAAIKFFTIVNHKHYVLERFLSDTSTTRRNYHNVPLMIIPYPNWRQ; translated from the coding sequence ATGAATAACATTCTCGTGCTCATCAACCTATCTGCCGGAGCAGAGCGGATTGCGAAATTATCGCTCAAAGTTGCACAACAACTAAGCGCCAACGTGTTGCTTTGCAATGTATTTGAGTTACCTGTGCGAACGCCATTGGTGCTTGCAGGGGGTGGTGATGCAACAGATCATTTTGAAGATAAGCTTTATTTAAGCATAGAAGAACTGGCTGATAAAGTAAAAACTCATTATTATTACGAACACCGCAACGAGGCGCACCAGCCCAAAATAAACTGCCTGCATACTACCGTTTTTAATAGCGATAAAATAAAAAGCCTGGTTGCCGAAAACCATGTTAATATGATAGTTACCGGCATACCCGATTTGTTGGAACTCAACACATCGGGCTTATTATCAATTATTAACAATGCCGATTGCCCCGTTTTGGTTATACCCGAAAATGTTAATTTCAGCACGTTTGATAGTACTGCCTACCTTACCGACCTTAGGTATTGCGATGTGGCAGTGGTTAATTTTTTAAAGAAATTTAACAGCAAAATATTTGTTACCCACGTATCATCAAGCGGCATACCCGATATTGAGGATTGCTATGCCCAAAACCTTTTAACAGATGCCGTTGCTAACAAAGTTGGCTATAACAAACTTTTTTTGCGCAACATTAAAGGCACCAACCGCAAACGCGACCTGGAAACGGTAACAAACACTGCCGCTATTAAATTTTTTACTATAGTAAATCATAAACACTATGTGTTGGAGCGTTTCCTATCTGATACATCAACCACGCGGCGCAATTACCACAACGTACCTTTAATGATTATACCTTACCCCAACTGGCGACAGTAA
- a CDS encoding M16 family metallopeptidase, translating into MVKFNRFTLSNGLRVVVHEDKTTPMAVLNVLYDVGARDENPAQTGFAHLFEHLMFGGSVNIPNYDEPLQRVGGENNAFTSNDITNYYITLPSVNIETAFWLESDRMLNLAFSEKSLEVQRNVVMEEFKQRYLNQPYGDVWLKLRPLVYKMHPYRWATIGKELAHIEDARIEDVKAFFKKHYNPQNAVVVIGGDIDTDEVLQMAEKWFGSIPPGEKYNRSLPHEPEQLDARRETVTAKVPLNSVYIAFQMKGRLDESYYVTDLMSDILSRGASSRLHRNLLKERQLFSEIHAYMTGSFDTGMFVIDGKPLPGISIEEAEAAIWEELEKLKNELVAVEELTKVKNKTESTMVFSEMSLLDKAMNLAYFELLGDAELLNLETARYIAISSQQIQHQAQVLFQKQNSSTLVYLAE; encoded by the coding sequence ATGGTTAAATTCAACCGTTTTACACTGAGCAACGGCCTGCGGGTGGTTGTTCACGAAGATAAAACAACGCCAATGGCAGTGCTCAACGTTTTGTATGATGTTGGCGCACGCGACGAAAATCCCGCACAAACCGGCTTTGCCCACTTGTTTGAGCACCTGATGTTTGGTGGATCTGTCAATATTCCAAATTACGACGAACCGTTGCAGCGGGTAGGCGGCGAAAACAATGCCTTCACCAGTAACGATATTACTAATTATTACATCACCCTGCCTTCGGTAAATATTGAAACTGCCTTTTGGCTGGAGAGCGACCGCATGCTTAACCTTGCCTTTAGCGAAAAAAGCCTTGAGGTACAGCGCAATGTGGTGATGGAAGAGTTTAAGCAACGGTACCTAAACCAACCCTACGGCGATGTTTGGTTAAAGCTGCGCCCACTGGTTTACAAAATGCACCCTTACAGGTGGGCAACCATAGGCAAAGAACTTGCACATATTGAAGATGCCCGAATTGAAGATGTAAAGGCATTTTTTAAAAAGCATTACAATCCGCAAAATGCCGTTGTAGTAATTGGTGGCGATATTGATACCGATGAGGTGCTGCAAATGGCCGAAAAATGGTTTGGTAGCATTCCGCCCGGCGAAAAATACAACCGCAGTTTACCGCATGAACCCGAGCAGCTTGATGCCCGCCGCGAAACGGTAACCGCCAAAGTACCGTTGAACAGCGTTTACATTGCTTTCCAGATGAAGGGCCGGTTAGACGAATCGTATTACGTTACCGATCTCATGTCCGACATACTTTCGCGCGGAGCATCATCCAGGTTGCACCGAAATTTATTAAAAGAAAGGCAACTATTTAGCGAAATACATGCCTACATGACGGGCAGCTTTGATACCGGTATGTTTGTAATTGATGGTAAACCCTTGCCGGGGATAAGCATTGAAGAAGCCGAAGCCGCCATTTGGGAAGAATTGGAAAAGCTTAAAAATGAACTAGTAGCGGTTGAAGAATTGACCAAGGTTAAAAACAAAACCGAATCAACAATGGTGTTTTCCGAAATGTCGTTATTGGATAAGGCCATGAACCTGGCTTATTTTGAGCTGCTTGGCGATGCCGAACTGCTTAACCTGGAAACAGCGCGTTATATAGCCATTTCATCGCAACAAATACAGCACCAGGCACAGGTATTGTTTCAAAAACAAAATTCATCAACGCTGGTATATTTAGCCGAATAG